From one bacterium genomic stretch:
- a CDS encoding slipin family protein — protein sequence MLPFIAFLVVFAIFIIATSIRVLNEYERGVVFRLGRVIGVKGPGLIILIPLVDRMVKVSLRTVVLDVPPQDIITRDNVSLQVNAVVYFRVMDPAKAVLDVENYMFATSQLSQTTLRSVLGQIQLDEILSEREKINDELQMIIDRQTDPWGIKISLVELKHVDLPQEMKRAMARQAEAERERRAKIIAAEGERQAADQLTEAASVIAKHPEALQLRYLQTLVEIAAENNSVTVFPIPMELLRPFMNVGAGSGQSFQSTKSA from the coding sequence ATGTTACCGTTTATTGCGTTCCTGGTAGTCTTTGCGATTTTCATTATTGCAACCTCAATTCGAGTTCTGAATGAATACGAGCGTGGTGTCGTATTTAGGCTTGGTCGGGTTATCGGCGTCAAGGGTCCGGGGTTAATCATATTGATTCCTTTGGTTGACCGAATGGTAAAGGTGAGTTTGCGAACTGTTGTTCTTGACGTTCCTCCCCAAGATATTATTACCCGTGACAATGTATCTTTGCAGGTCAATGCAGTTGTATATTTCAGAGTGATGGATCCGGCTAAAGCTGTCCTGGACGTTGAGAATTACATGTTTGCCACGAGCCAGTTATCGCAAACGACACTTCGAAGCGTGCTTGGACAAATACAGCTTGATGAGATTCTGTCTGAGCGTGAGAAGATTAATGACGAACTACAGATGATCATCGACCGTCAAACCGATCCTTGGGGCATCAAGATCTCATTAGTTGAACTGAAACACGTAGACTTGCCGCAAGAGATGAAGCGAGCGATGGCTCGGCAAGCAGAAGCCGAACGAGAAAGGCGCGCAAAGATTATCGCGGCGGAAGGCGAGCGACAAGCCGCGGATCAGCTTACTGAAGCTGCCTCCGTGATCGCAAAGCATCCGGAAGCGCTGCAGTTGCGTTACTTGCAGACACTCGTCGAAATTGCAGCTGAAAACAATTCTGTTACAGTTTTTCCAATTCCGATGGAACTGCTTCGTCCATTTATGAACGTCGGAGCTGGTTCAGGACAGAGTTTCCAGTCAACAAAATCCGCTTAA
- a CDS encoding PEGA domain-containing protein: protein MTSSIKGADVYVDGVQSGAVTDTVLDGIEVGRRLITVRAPGLISDPEVAIVEIQAGRIGVAAFSMVDSVTASKGPEIVPLRDGVRQDIFALDEAMIRSIPAAPKRRSMLLYGDLDSDRNPEAGEKLVGQAILPLTHKDTVNALQGTANKAALERTTLTGTSISVSSEPAGGAILVNGARTPNKTPYTYRGLDRGYYVFSIELDGYISSPDSIEIVLTENDQSELAAFSLQPVNKLPTPQLTITTVPLAAGIRVDGVAVGVGSAVVSSSYGTRVVEFAGVPGFKSPDPIRINVTADNPNHELVGTYERLSGTAMIAIVPNENFAKFDGKKLRVYVDDELILDSPEKSFDATLISRLYPGERAIKIQYGDLVAEDIVKLTSDQVAELTIRVDAMFGKSKLKFKTRTEMPLDKWQSKFKKLNVLTQS, encoded by the coding sequence GTGACCTCGTCAATAAAGGGAGCCGACGTCTACGTGGACGGTGTACAATCCGGTGCGGTGACAGATACGGTCTTGGATGGCATCGAAGTTGGCCGAAGGCTCATAACAGTTCGAGCGCCTGGTTTGATTAGTGATCCGGAAGTTGCAATAGTCGAAATCCAGGCCGGACGAATTGGAGTCGCGGCGTTCTCCATGGTTGACTCAGTCACTGCCTCAAAAGGTCCGGAAATCGTGCCACTTCGCGACGGCGTGCGTCAGGACATCTTCGCACTTGACGAAGCCATGATTCGCTCCATTCCAGCGGCGCCAAAGCGGCGATCCATGCTGTTGTATGGGGATCTTGATAGTGATCGGAACCCTGAAGCGGGAGAGAAGCTCGTAGGGCAAGCCATTTTGCCTTTAACGCACAAAGATACAGTGAATGCTTTGCAGGGAACTGCCAACAAAGCTGCCCTCGAACGTACAACACTTACGGGTACTTCAATTTCAGTATCTTCTGAACCTGCCGGAGGCGCAATATTGGTGAACGGCGCTCGGACTCCAAACAAGACCCCTTACACATATCGTGGCTTGGATCGAGGCTACTACGTATTCTCGATTGAACTTGATGGGTACATCTCGTCTCCAGATTCCATTGAAATTGTGTTAACAGAGAATGACCAGAGCGAGTTGGCAGCTTTCTCACTGCAACCTGTCAACAAGTTACCAACGCCCCAACTAACCATAACAACCGTTCCTCTTGCTGCTGGCATAAGAGTCGACGGTGTTGCCGTTGGAGTTGGATCTGCAGTTGTTTCATCTTCCTATGGCACGCGCGTCGTCGAGTTTGCCGGTGTTCCTGGATTCAAGTCACCCGATCCCATTCGGATTAATGTAACTGCGGACAACCCAAACCACGAGCTTGTCGGAACATATGAGAGGCTTTCCGGTACAGCGATGATTGCTATTGTGCCTAATGAGAATTTTGCAAAGTTTGACGGAAAAAAGCTTCGCGTTTACGTCGATGATGAACTGATTCTTGATAGCCCGGAAAAGTCTTTTGATGCAACACTGATTAGTCGCTTGTATCCGGGTGAACGAGCTATTAAGATACAATATGGCGACCTTGTCGCTGAAGACATAGTAAAGCTGACTTCTGACCAAGTTGCTGAATTGACAATTCGAGTTGACGCAATGTTCGGTAAGAGCAAACTCAAGTTCAAGACAAGGACTGAAATGCCGCTTGACAAATGGCAATCAAAATTCAAGAAATTGAACGTACTTACTCAAAGTTGA
- a CDS encoding rRNA pseudouridine synthase: MSSRGVCSRRAADKLIVAGRVTVNGKVIRQLGTNVDTVHDIVAVDGEQVREQLDSRIIVFNKPAGVLCTCKAGKEQGPILLEYLPNDRRYFPVGRLDRDSSGLLIVTDNGQLAHRLSHPRFGSTKVYRIIVSPPLLRSQAMKLAKGVMLSDGIARAVHVRELSNKEFELTLSEGRNRQIRRMVSALGSRVVSLTRTEQSGIRLGSLRPGQWRELTDDERHRLTASISSSTT, from the coding sequence TTGTCAAGCCGCGGTGTCTGTTCCCGACGGGCAGCTGACAAGCTAATTGTTGCTGGCCGAGTTACCGTAAATGGAAAAGTGATTCGACAGCTTGGAACAAATGTTGATACAGTTCATGATATTGTTGCTGTTGACGGGGAGCAAGTTCGTGAACAGCTTGATTCAAGGATCATTGTGTTCAATAAGCCAGCTGGAGTGCTTTGCACGTGCAAAGCAGGGAAGGAGCAAGGCCCGATCTTGCTTGAGTATCTGCCAAATGACCGGCGCTACTTTCCTGTCGGAAGACTGGACCGTGACTCGTCAGGTCTACTTATAGTGACTGACAACGGGCAATTGGCTCATCGCCTGTCGCATCCGCGATTTGGTTCGACCAAAGTCTATCGAATCATTGTTTCACCGCCTCTACTTCGTAGTCAGGCAATGAAACTCGCAAAGGGCGTCATGCTGTCAGATGGGATTGCAAGGGCCGTCCATGTCCGCGAGTTGTCAAACAAGGAGTTTGAGCTCACGCTTTCAGAGGGTAGAAACCGTCAGATTCGTAGAATGGTGTCAGCACTTGGATCAAGAGTAGTTTCCTTAACGCGCACGGAACAATCAGGTATCAGACTTGGGAGTCTTCGTCCCGGTCAATGGCGCGAGCTGACCGATGATGAAAGACACAGATTGACGGCAAGTATATCTTCGAGTACAACATAA
- the selB gene encoding selenocysteine-specific translation elongation factor, translating to MARVIVGTAGHIDHGKSTLVRVLTGTDPDRLPEEKRRKITIDLGFAFLEDVAAIIDVPGHEKFVHNMVAGASTIDFAILVVAADDGVMPQTREHLYILQFLGVRFGTIVITKSDVVESEWRELVKEQVRSVVRDTFLAHSEIYEIDSLSGRGIQEFRSFLIRSLRNLPSKRTSGTLRIPIDRVFKVHGYGTVVTGTVLSGKVESDQHVELLPGGYSARVKNLQSNAKGFHNLLAGMRAALNLNTEILPVRGQTITDPGSMIVSKRLSVQLQQVPGSTALRDRQRIRLLIGTQEVMGRYRELADVEGTKFALLILEDFVVAAWHDHFVLRRYSPVETLGGGIVLELDPSLRTTRRSELTISRLKSLAVEDVSAALCAWLRYNAPKSITCQQLSQHFGMTASETQELLRMRAPEIILHGAFALHSQTLDSWKDLLKGRLRDLHTTQPGESDFALANISAPLAFPDTTLIEFTLDALVRERHVIKSSSRYRLASAKRLVDDDLESLTLEVVELLAKERFAPSSARVISGILDKPQGRVEKALVIAAKSGTLIRLGTDMFFESTAFHDAVQLVTKLLSAKGSIQVSDLTKELGSSRKYVVPFLEYLDSIGITERRESTRVRGRHFSTKVENEKANTDNT from the coding sequence ATGGCAAGAGTTATTGTTGGGACTGCAGGTCACATTGATCATGGCAAATCTACTCTGGTACGAGTCTTAACTGGCACAGACCCGGACAGACTACCGGAGGAGAAGCGTCGAAAAATCACAATCGACTTGGGCTTTGCATTTCTGGAGGATGTGGCGGCCATAATCGATGTGCCCGGTCACGAGAAATTCGTTCACAACATGGTCGCTGGAGCCTCAACAATCGATTTCGCGATTCTTGTAGTGGCCGCAGACGACGGCGTAATGCCGCAAACCAGAGAGCATTTATACATACTTCAGTTCCTTGGGGTACGCTTCGGGACTATTGTTATTACAAAGTCAGATGTAGTAGAATCTGAATGGAGGGAGTTAGTTAAGGAACAAGTGCGTTCCGTTGTTCGCGACACATTTCTTGCCCATTCGGAGATTTATGAAATTGATTCACTCTCCGGACGAGGTATCCAAGAGTTCAGAAGCTTTCTCATTCGTTCTTTGAGAAATCTGCCAAGCAAGAGAACATCCGGTACACTCAGAATTCCGATTGATCGGGTTTTTAAGGTCCATGGCTACGGGACGGTTGTAACTGGTACTGTGCTTTCCGGTAAGGTGGAGAGCGACCAGCATGTCGAACTGCTTCCTGGCGGCTACTCTGCTCGGGTAAAAAACCTGCAATCGAACGCGAAAGGCTTCCACAACCTTCTGGCCGGTATGCGCGCCGCTCTTAACTTAAACACAGAGATACTTCCTGTTCGCGGGCAAACAATCACTGATCCCGGCAGTATGATCGTTTCTAAGAGGTTGTCAGTGCAGTTGCAGCAAGTACCAGGTTCAACAGCATTGCGAGACAGACAGCGTATTAGATTACTCATCGGTACTCAGGAGGTCATGGGGAGATATCGCGAACTTGCTGATGTGGAAGGAACAAAGTTCGCCCTGTTAATTCTTGAAGACTTTGTAGTTGCTGCTTGGCACGACCACTTTGTGCTTCGCCGCTATTCGCCCGTGGAAACCTTAGGCGGAGGCATAGTTCTTGAGCTTGATCCATCATTGCGTACCACAAGACGATCAGAATTAACGATAAGCAGGCTGAAGTCGCTCGCCGTTGAAGACGTATCTGCTGCGCTTTGCGCATGGCTAAGATACAATGCCCCCAAGAGTATCACTTGTCAGCAGCTTTCACAGCATTTTGGTATGACAGCAAGCGAGACACAAGAATTGCTGAGGATGCGTGCACCGGAGATAATTCTACATGGGGCGTTTGCCTTACACTCGCAGACACTTGACTCTTGGAAAGATCTGTTAAAAGGGCGGTTGCGAGATTTGCACACAACGCAGCCTGGTGAGAGTGACTTCGCGCTGGCAAACATATCGGCCCCCCTAGCATTCCCGGATACCACTTTGATTGAGTTCACGCTTGATGCACTTGTACGCGAGAGACATGTGATCAAGTCGAGCAGTCGTTACAGGCTGGCTTCTGCAAAACGTCTTGTTGATGACGATCTTGAATCACTGACATTAGAAGTTGTCGAGCTTCTGGCAAAGGAGAGATTTGCACCTTCTTCCGCCAGAGTAATCTCAGGTATACTAGATAAACCGCAAGGTCGCGTTGAAAAGGCACTGGTGATTGCAGCAAAGTCCGGGACGTTGATAAGGCTTGGAACGGACATGTTTTTCGAGTCCACGGCATTTCACGATGCGGTCCAATTGGTAACAAAACTATTGTCGGCAAAGGGAAGTATACAAGTTTCTGATTTAACAAAGGAATTGGGGTCGTCACGCAAGTACGTAGTCCCATTTCTTGAGTATTTGGATTCAATAGGCATAACTGAACGACGCGAGAGCACCCGAGTCAGAGGTCGTCATTTTAGTACGAAAGTTGAAAATGAAAAAGCTAATACTGATAATACTTGA
- a CDS encoding 2,3-bisphosphoglycerate-independent phosphoglycerate mutase — MKKLILIILDGYGIAPDGPFNAVTRARTPFLDKLWAENSFSTLKTSGIDVGLPTGQMGNSEVGHLNIGAGRIVYQDITRIDLSIENQSFQQNEVLLDQIRRAQKNKKTLHILGLVSDGGVHSSIQHLRAILETCKANGLKRVSIHAFTDGRDTPPRSGIGFMELLEKWISKIGVGQISTVCGRYYAMDRDKRWDRIEKAYNAICHGIGVHARTAREALMNSYSNGTTDEFILPTVLCQDEQSQLLPGDACLFFNFRADRARQLTLALTDPDFTGFAATVKVKDYVTFTQYHEDFRFPVLFAPQKLMNILGKVLSDSGILQLRAAETEKYPHVTFFFNGGEDTPFSGEDRLLVPSPKVATYDLKPEMSAVELTDRLCEEIARDKYPFICANFANCDMVGHTGVLAAAIKAVESVDDSMAKVSEVAVANGYALLVTADHGNAEQMWDPKTNGPHTAHTTNLVPVALVNSDRAYRLREGGRLADLAPTILEYLGLDAPSDMTGKSLLCS; from the coding sequence ATGAAAAAGCTAATACTGATAATACTTGATGGATATGGAATCGCTCCTGATGGTCCATTTAATGCCGTGACTCGTGCACGCACGCCTTTTTTGGATAAATTGTGGGCTGAAAACTCATTCTCGACATTGAAAACGAGCGGTATCGACGTAGGATTGCCCACTGGACAAATGGGCAACAGTGAGGTTGGACATCTGAATATTGGTGCAGGCAGGATCGTTTATCAAGATATTACGAGGATTGACCTGTCTATTGAGAATCAGAGTTTTCAACAGAATGAAGTTCTTCTTGACCAGATTCGCAGAGCTCAGAAGAACAAAAAGACTCTGCACATACTTGGTCTTGTCAGCGATGGTGGAGTTCACTCTTCAATTCAGCATTTACGTGCAATTCTTGAGACCTGCAAGGCAAATGGCCTGAAGAGAGTCTCAATTCACGCATTCACGGATGGGAGAGACACACCACCGCGAAGCGGCATTGGTTTCATGGAATTGCTCGAGAAGTGGATTTCAAAGATTGGTGTCGGTCAGATTTCTACAGTTTGTGGTCGCTACTATGCAATGGACAGAGACAAGCGTTGGGACCGCATTGAAAAGGCGTACAATGCAATCTGTCACGGAATTGGAGTTCATGCACGGACAGCACGTGAAGCTCTGATGAACTCATATTCAAATGGCACAACTGATGAATTTATTCTGCCAACTGTCCTGTGTCAAGACGAACAGTCTCAATTGCTGCCCGGCGATGCCTGCCTGTTCTTCAACTTCAGAGCTGACAGGGCACGACAGTTAACACTTGCGTTGACAGATCCAGATTTCACTGGTTTTGCCGCGACTGTGAAGGTGAAGGACTATGTGACTTTTACACAGTATCACGAAGATTTTCGCTTTCCTGTCCTGTTCGCTCCGCAAAAGCTCATGAACATACTGGGCAAAGTACTCTCAGATAGCGGGATACTTCAATTGCGTGCTGCAGAAACAGAAAAGTATCCGCACGTAACGTTCTTTTTCAATGGCGGCGAGGATACTCCGTTTTCGGGAGAAGATCGATTGCTTGTTCCTTCTCCGAAGGTAGCAACGTATGACCTTAAACCGGAAATGAGTGCGGTCGAACTTACAGACCGGCTCTGTGAAGAGATTGCAAGGGATAAGTATCCGTTTATTTGCGCAAATTTCGCAAACTGTGACATGGTTGGTCATACCGGCGTGCTTGCAGCGGCAATTAAGGCCGTTGAATCGGTAGACGACAGTATGGCCAAAGTCTCCGAAGTTGCAGTTGCAAATGGCTACGCTTTGCTGGTAACTGCGGACCACGGGAACGCAGAGCAGATGTGGGATCCAAAGACGAATGGACCGCATACAGCACATACAACGAATCTTGTGCCAGTTGCATTAGTGAATAGCGATCGAGCCTATCGACTGAGGGAAGGTGGTCGACTTGCAGATTTGGCGCCGACAATTTTGGAGTACCTTGGGCTTGATGCGCCATCCGACATGACCGGCAAGTCACTATTGTGCAGTTAG
- a CDS encoding polysaccharide biosynthesis protein, translated as MTRSLTFLLLPYYSHRMTAADYGELSLYYLFLAVTQTFYIYGLDVAYLRFYNLKDHGSSKAEVNGTTVIATVFSAMTLTAVLAAVSGEIGNLLIRNPIDPESVASNIHICLGILIFDTVSTYPFLRLRSENKPLSFASQKVINVIINLSLNFWFIEVASLGLQGILWANLVSSVATTAFVLPGILNTCTFKFKGSLFRDMLKFGLPNVPTYLFVMIVELTGRKVLEVYRGVEEAGLYSAGYKLGMFMGVVNAAFRFAWQPFFLKHSDDANAAILFSKAMTYYVLVTTYLMILLTLFVPPLIMYDLPVLGSIIAPAFWSGLSVFPIILAAHIFDGMYANLMVGIYMKKATGKLPLVTGAAALVTVIGNLTLVPTYGMMASAWVTLLAFAVQTLLCVIVVSKIYPIPYEWHRISKLLFLGGVFTLAGAALNLELGARLIIAVLFPVSLLIIRFFPQEEIRAIRAYMRI; from the coding sequence TTGACCCGCTCTTTGACATTCTTATTATTGCCGTACTACAGCCATCGAATGACGGCCGCTGACTATGGAGAATTATCACTTTATTACCTTTTTTTGGCAGTAACTCAGACCTTCTATATATACGGCCTCGATGTCGCATACCTAAGATTCTACAATTTGAAAGACCACGGCAGCTCCAAGGCCGAGGTCAATGGCACGACTGTTATCGCGACGGTATTCAGCGCTATGACCCTCACTGCTGTTTTAGCAGCAGTATCAGGTGAGATAGGCAACTTGCTGATTAGAAATCCAATTGATCCAGAGTCTGTTGCCTCAAACATTCATATTTGCTTAGGAATTCTGATATTCGACACAGTAAGCACCTACCCATTTCTTAGACTTAGGAGCGAGAACAAGCCGTTATCTTTTGCATCTCAGAAGGTAATCAATGTAATTATCAACTTATCATTGAATTTTTGGTTTATTGAAGTCGCAAGTCTCGGCTTACAAGGAATTCTTTGGGCAAACCTCGTTTCAAGCGTTGCAACAACAGCATTTGTTCTACCTGGTATACTAAACACTTGTACTTTCAAGTTTAAAGGCAGCTTGTTCAGGGACATGTTGAAGTTCGGCCTGCCCAATGTTCCTACTTACCTGTTTGTGATGATAGTTGAACTGACTGGCAGAAAAGTGCTTGAGGTGTATCGCGGGGTCGAGGAGGCAGGTTTGTATTCAGCGGGTTACAAACTTGGCATGTTCATGGGAGTTGTAAATGCAGCTTTCCGATTTGCATGGCAGCCATTCTTTCTGAAGCATTCGGACGATGCCAATGCAGCGATACTTTTTTCCAAGGCAATGACATATTATGTTCTTGTCACAACGTATCTGATGATACTGTTGACGCTCTTTGTACCGCCACTTATAATGTATGATCTGCCGGTACTTGGGAGTATTATTGCGCCTGCATTCTGGTCCGGATTGTCAGTGTTTCCGATAATACTTGCTGCACATATATTTGACGGGATGTATGCGAATCTAATGGTTGGCATCTACATGAAGAAGGCAACAGGTAAACTTCCTTTGGTAACCGGCGCTGCCGCTCTTGTGACGGTCATCGGAAACCTGACTCTTGTACCGACGTATGGAATGATGGCCTCGGCTTGGGTGACATTGCTTGCATTCGCTGTTCAGACATTACTTTGTGTAATTGTAGTAAGCAAGATTTATCCCATTCCTTACGAGTGGCATAGAATCTCGAAACTTCTTTTTCTTGGTGGAGTCTTCACTCTTGCCGGTGCAGCACTTAATTTGGAATTGGGAGCTCGTCTGATAATTGCTGTGTTGTTCCCTGTTTCTCTTCTAATCATACGCTTTTTCCCACAGGAGGAGATTCGCGCAATTCGGGCATATATGCGCATATGA
- a CDS encoding glycosyltransferase family 4 protein gives MKILYVAPEHVSGTLSLFKREHERRGDICRYVTFWHSRWDFPDDICLSLSGMPNRKWIRTIRNLLGTDPHVVPSRVKNGCPPIWQPNPVVRSLFAIRDERNWRKIWRAIVEHGFLNYDIIHLDGGMDFTRDARFARFMKARGKGIVCYYHGSDLRARGLVPEVDALSDLNLTPEWDLVALDSRLTYLYLPIDVQQFEPRVPRFKTQIRIGHAARNPLKGSDYVISAIKQLQEKYNIELVFITNMSHHEALIVKRTCDIFVDQLTNQGGWGYGMSAVEALAMGIPVITNIPEEMHRFIGIHPFIQAEPDTLVSVIERCVNSPDWLREVSIEGRAWVEERHDVVNVVDCLYSCYRSKGWLPT, from the coding sequence ATGAAGATACTGTACGTTGCCCCGGAGCATGTCTCAGGAACATTGAGCCTCTTCAAACGCGAACATGAAAGAAGAGGTGACATTTGCAGGTATGTAACCTTCTGGCACAGCAGATGGGACTTTCCTGATGACATCTGCTTGAGTCTTTCAGGAATGCCAAATCGAAAGTGGATTCGCACAATTCGAAATCTCTTAGGTACAGACCCGCATGTTGTACCATCCCGTGTCAAGAATGGTTGTCCACCGATTTGGCAGCCTAATCCTGTTGTTCGGTCATTATTTGCAATACGTGACGAACGAAATTGGCGAAAGATTTGGCGTGCCATTGTTGAGCATGGATTCCTGAATTATGACATTATCCATCTTGACGGCGGAATGGACTTCACGCGGGATGCGCGCTTCGCTCGTTTCATGAAAGCTAGAGGAAAGGGTATTGTCTGCTACTACCATGGTTCTGACCTTCGCGCGCGCGGTTTAGTACCAGAAGTTGACGCTCTATCCGATCTCAATTTGACACCTGAATGGGACTTGGTGGCACTTGACAGCAGACTAACCTATTTATACCTGCCGATTGATGTCCAACAATTTGAACCGAGAGTACCCCGATTCAAGACGCAAATTCGTATCGGACATGCCGCAAGAAATCCCCTGAAAGGCAGTGATTACGTTATCTCGGCAATTAAGCAGTTGCAAGAAAAATACAACATCGAACTCGTTTTCATTACGAATATGTCACACCACGAGGCACTAATAGTCAAACGCACTTGTGACATTTTTGTCGACCAGCTTACAAATCAGGGTGGATGGGGATATGGCATGAGTGCGGTTGAAGCCTTGGCCATGGGCATACCGGTGATAACCAATATTCCGGAAGAGATGCATAGGTTTATTGGCATTCATCCATTCATTCAAGCAGAACCAGATACTCTTGTCAGTGTAATTGAGAGGTGTGTCAATTCTCCGGACTGGCTGCGCGAGGTGTCGATCGAGGGGAGAGCATGGGTGGAGGAGAGACATGACGTTGTGAATGTTGTCGATTGCCTGTATTCCTGCTATCGTTCAAAGGGATGGCTGCCAACTTGA
- a CDS encoding glycosyltransferase, producing MAANLTVSVVIISFNQRDFTARLVGQLLDQDFPPSEYEVIVVECFSSDGTREALNQIVDFRLRVLKLDKLCNRSAGRNIGIVAAQGDIVVMVDGDHTINRDFVRLHCEAQSRGACAIVGKSVFAENTEYKAISEYLNGGGASKLPPGSRLPGRYFLTRNCSVPKRILLEVGLFDETFDRWGGEDLDLGVRLEEADVPIYADSRALAVHHHFRTINQVMANMYDYGSSSIPLLLKKHPQLFRELNLDHLKSNPYEPDRFTWIHRFIVAALCTTPFYRMTLFFARVMRRRKLPRFILDYLHFRQYSAGYIKSSIDKTE from the coding sequence ATGGCTGCCAACTTGACAGTAAGCGTAGTTATCATCAGCTTCAATCAGCGGGATTTCACGGCACGGCTAGTTGGTCAGTTACTTGACCAGGACTTCCCTCCGTCGGAGTATGAAGTAATAGTTGTCGAGTGCTTTTCTTCGGACGGTACCCGAGAGGCTCTGAATCAAATTGTCGATTTTCGGCTGCGGGTTCTGAAACTCGATAAGTTATGCAACAGATCTGCTGGAAGGAACATTGGCATTGTTGCGGCCCAAGGTGACATTGTTGTTATGGTTGACGGTGACCACACGATCAACCGGGATTTTGTCCGCCTGCATTGCGAAGCGCAATCCCGCGGTGCCTGCGCGATTGTTGGAAAGTCGGTTTTCGCTGAAAATACTGAATACAAAGCAATATCAGAGTACTTAAACGGCGGAGGCGCGTCCAAACTTCCGCCAGGCTCAAGGCTTCCCGGACGCTATTTCCTGACCCGCAACTGCAGCGTTCCCAAAAGAATACTGCTCGAAGTCGGGCTCTTTGATGAAACGTTTGACAGATGGGGAGGTGAAGACCTTGACTTGGGAGTCCGGCTTGAGGAGGCTGATGTGCCCATCTACGCCGATTCTCGTGCTTTAGCCGTGCATCATCACTTTCGCACTATCAATCAAGTGATGGCAAACATGTATGATTACGGCAGTTCGAGTATCCCACTGCTTCTAAAGAAGCATCCGCAGCTCTTCAGGGAATTGAATCTCGATCATTTAAAGAGCAACCCTTACGAACCCGACAGATTCACTTGGATTCATCGTTTCATTGTTGCCGCACTTTGCACAACGCCCTTTTACCGCATGACACTCTTTTTCGCACGCGTTATGAGACGACGGAAGCTACCACGTTTCATCTTGGATTACTTGCACTTTCGGCAGTATTCGGCAGGATACATTAAATCTAGTATTGACAAAACAGAATGA
- the folD gene encoding bifunctional methylenetetrahydrofolate dehydrogenase/methenyltetrahydrofolate cyclohydrolase FolD: MTHVIDGTAISGQIQENLKSEVTDFVTNHKVLPGLAVVLVGDDPASAVYVNAKGKACAKLGMHSRTIHLPASTEQSELLDGIKKLNDDRSIHGILVQLPLPPKLDAEAIIDSIDPLKDVDGLHPQNSGLLALGRPRFVPCTPAGILELLKSSGVQLPGKHAVVLGRSNLVGRPIATLLSLKGKSGDSTVTICHSLTRNLAAITRLADILIVAIGRPNFVDRDMVSPGTVVIDVGIHRKSDSDGGGLCGDVNFDSVSPIAAAITPVPGGVGPMTIAMLMCNTLKAAKLAAGKLD; encoded by the coding sequence ATGACTCACGTTATTGATGGTACTGCTATTTCAGGGCAAATCCAAGAGAATTTAAAGAGCGAAGTAACCGACTTTGTGACCAACCACAAAGTTCTGCCGGGACTCGCTGTGGTATTGGTCGGTGACGATCCCGCCTCTGCAGTTTATGTGAACGCCAAGGGCAAAGCTTGTGCGAAGCTCGGGATGCATTCCAGAACGATTCACCTTCCGGCAAGCACGGAGCAGTCTGAGCTGCTTGACGGGATCAAAAAACTCAATGATGACAGAAGCATTCATGGAATCCTCGTGCAGTTGCCTTTGCCACCGAAACTTGATGCCGAAGCAATTATTGATTCAATTGACCCGCTTAAAGACGTCGATGGACTTCACCCGCAGAATTCCGGACTACTCGCGCTGGGAAGGCCTCGATTCGTGCCTTGCACACCTGCCGGCATTCTCGAGTTGCTGAAATCATCGGGCGTGCAGCTTCCTGGTAAACACGCCGTAGTTCTTGGACGGTCAAATCTTGTCGGACGCCCTATTGCGACGCTGTTATCATTGAAAGGGAAGAGCGGTGATTCCACGGTAACCATCTGCCACTCGCTGACACGAAACCTGGCCGCGATAACTCGATTGGCGGACATTCTGATTGTCGCTATCGGACGGCCCAATTTCGTTGATAGGGATATGGTTTCTCCGGGTACAGTTGTCATTGACGTCGGTATACACCGCAAGAGTGATAGTGATGGTGGAGGCCTGTGCGGCGATGTGAACTTTGACTCTGTCTCACCAATCGCTGCAGCTATAACTCCCGTTCCGGGTGGTGTCGGCCCCATGACAATTGCCATGCTGATGTGTAACACTCTTAAGGCCGCTAAACTCGCCGCAGGCAAACTCGATTGA